gggccgcggctcaccaagaactatgccacggcccggccccttcgaacccagaaaaacttccatttttgactctcaaaccttacccaaaactatcccaattccacaactcaattatcataAAACTTCTAACACAATTCCAGCTACACAACCCAGCTAAAACTTAATCTAAAAACttaccaaaatcccacttcaatctctgaaactcatttactcaagaacactaaaaccagtcataaaaattcagaattcaaacactaaatcacgaattagagcttaccttctttgatgaaccaactcccttaatgatttctgagctaaaacccaagctttctagCTTCTACTCAATCCTTAagattcaaaacccaaaaacctcttagaactcaatcaaaaccatagAATTTCAACAACAAAAAGTGTGATTCAATCCTTAACTCAGTCCTGGTTGAATTCCCTTGCTAAAACTGAGCTAATTCCTCAAAACTCTAGCTCAAATTATAGAGTTTCCAGCTGAGTTTTCCCTTAATTTCCAatggtttcctttgagagagtAAGAGAGAAGGAGAGTAGGTCGATTCCTTGGTTTCCACTGAGTTCTAAGTTTCTATTTAGTCTATCCTTAGATAATTAAGTTAAttccaaggcttggggtaccagaaacgtccccgagggcaaaatggtaaattttcccaatatttctacctagacttcctaacctcaaatatatttccaattatttatttccatagcccgataacctaaataaccaccCAATACTTAAAATTCCCCTTGACTTACCCAAGGTCAagtactaagccccgttgtgactttcccactagctagctccctaggatcgcctcaagtcgcatgctgcagatttagtcacataataatgtggttctgacaattatagcatataatcacatttatattcatagaAACATAcgttaaatcaataaattcacacataaaccaattatgccctcccgacacactaatcaaggcccttaagccatattagtgattttgggtcgttatatgAACACTagtctaagacctcaagcttcaatctccaatcttaaatccccaaacttgcttccaAAATCcaaggaaggagaagagaaagatgATGAACGTGAGGAAGGAAACgaggctctgtttttggttctgttttacaACCTTCAACCTATATATGGCCtaggtcaaaagactaaaataccctccaTGCTTAAATCCTCTCTTAACAATCCCCAAGGGCAAAGTTGTCCAtatccacctatctcgttaatcataattaacgccctccaattcccgctattctcaaatactaataaaatcatatcccattaccctttaatttctggtaatgctctaatcatcaaaccactccgagactcaccctgagccccgaacttaaacttgttatgaccaaaccgataatttgttattcaaagattgtctcatgccgaatggcttgaaaaaatccacattatgatgtggcctcaacaatagttcatcaacatgcatgaaaatagacaattacgccatcaacgggccaaattgccaaaatgcccctatgatgaaatgtggacccacaatcatgcatttaacatcatattataatataattcacataacacatgcatataatagtttaatggtgtaataaatcaattatggccctcccggcctactaatccaaccattaaacctctttaggaattttggggcattacagttctaGTGGCCAACGAAGCAATGGAAGAGTACCGTAGCAAAGGGAAGAGCAATTAGGTGTTCAAAATTGACTTTGAGAAAGCCTATGATTGCGTGGAATGAGATTTTCAGGATTTTGTTATGGAGGTTTGATATTCTTTGGAGGAGGTGGAAGAAGGGATGTCTCACTTCTGTGTCGTATTCGGTGTACGTGAACGGTAAGCCGAGGGGTAAATTTGGAGCTTCTCATGGGTTTCGGCAAGGTGATCCTTTATCCTCATTTTTGTTTACTCTTGTGACGGATGTGTTGGGTAGTTTGGTAGACAAAGCTAAGACTTTGTCGTTATTCAGAGGTTTTTCGGTGGGGAATGATAAGGTAGAAGTGAGCCATCTTCAATTTGCTGATGACACTGTATTTTTTGTTAATGATGAGGAATCCTCCAAGTCCTGCTTGATATTCTTAAGGCTTTTTCGGTCATTTCTGGTTTGAAGATTAGCTTGCAGAAGTGTCAATTGCTTGGTCTTAATGTGGAGGAGGAGGTTGTGAACTCTCGCGCCTCGGTGATTGGTTGTGAGGTAGGAAAGTGGCCTATGAAATATTTAGGTCTTTTGTTGGGAGATAATTTGCGGATTAAACCTTTTGGGTGCCAGTTTTGGCTAAGTGTGCTAAAAGGTTGGTTGGGTGGAAGTGTACTTTTCTTTCTAAAGGGGCGACTTACCTTGATTCAATCAGTGCTTTCGTTACTTCAAGTGTATTACTTGTCGTTCTTTAGAGCTCCTAAAAGTGTTTTTGAAGGTTTTGGAGAGGATGATTCATGATTTCTTATTGGAAGGAGTTGATCTTTCGGGTTCCGAGcatatgatagcctgggatgttgtTTGTAAACCTTTATTTCATGGAGGTCTTGGGATTGGAAATTTAAAAGAGAGGAATGAAGCTTTCCTTTTGAAGTGGTTGTGGAGATTCTCATTGGAGTGTAATTCTTTGTGGCACAAGGTGGTGTTGAGCCATTATGGGCGGGCTGAAAATCTTTGGGATACAAAAGTAGTGGAGAGATTTTTTGTGAGGGGTCCGTGGAAGGATATTTCTTCCCTTTATGGCGAGTATTTGGGGTTGGTTCATTTTAAAGTGGGACGAGGTGATTCAGTGAAGTTTTGGGTGGATTGAAGGGCCAGCCCTGAAGGATCGGTTTCTGGACTTAGTAGTTATCTCCTAAACTAAAAACATTATGATAGATGATTTGGGTGTTATTAGGGAGGCGAGAGTAGGAATGGATTGGGATTTGGTTAAACTATTAAGGATCCTAGAGTTTGTTAATTTGCCAGCGATTTTGGATGATAAAAGGGTCTGGGAGCCTGACTCTAGCGAGTTATTCTCTCGTAAGTCTGCTTTTCAGTTAGATTTGCTGATGGGTGGGTTGATGTGTTGTGGGCTAAGATCTTGTGGAAGAGTCGAGTTCCTTCTAAAGTTAAGGTGTTTGGCTTAGCGTTAATGATGTTCTTCAATGACAACGTCCTTATGAGTGTCTTTCTCCCAGCTGATGTGTTTGTTGTAAGAGGGGGGGGAGGTTGAATCTCTCTGTCATATGTTTCTGTTTTGTGACTTGGCTCAGTTGTTATGGTCAAGA
The genomic region above belongs to Humulus lupulus chromosome 1, drHumLupu1.1, whole genome shotgun sequence and contains:
- the LOC133780072 gene encoding uncharacterized protein LOC133780072 translates to MIAWNEIFRILLWRFDILWRRWKKGCLTSVSYSVYVNGKPRGKFGASHGFRQGDPLSSFLFTLVTDVLGSLVDKAKTLSLFRGFSVGNDKISLQKCQLLGLNVEEEVVNSRASVIGCEVGKWPMKYLGLLLGDNLRIKPFGCQFWLSVLKELLKVFLKVLERMIHDFLLEGVDLSGSEHMIAWDVVCKPLFHGGLGIGNLKERNEAFLLKWLWRFSLECNSLWHKVVLSHYGRAENLWDTKVVERFFVRGPWKDISSLYGEYLGLVHFKVGRGDSVKFWVD